The following DNA comes from Arthrobacter sp. SLBN-83.
GCGCCCACCTGGCCGTGGAGTTCGAGGACCTCCACGGTGCGGCCCGTCCGGGTACGGAGCAGTGCAGCCACGTGGGAGACTTCCCTGGCACCAGGAAGGAACACCAGGGCGTCAATCGACTGGTCAGCGGCAAGGGCGCGGGCGTGGGCGTCCGCCGCTGCCGCGGCCACGTGGTCCAGGAAGGCGCGGCTTACTCCCCTGGCGTCCAGGCGCGCGGTCGGCGCCGGGAGCCACTGGACCTCCAAGGGATGGTTGACAGAAGGACAGTCGACGACGCGTGCCGGACCGCCGCCGTCGGGATCCCCCAGCAGCGCGGCGAACCTTGGCGCGTCCAGCGTTGCGGACATGGCGACGACGGCCAGGTCGCCCCGGAGCGTCCGGACCTCCGCGAGCATGCCCACCAGGAGGTCCGTCTCCAGCCCGCGTTCGTGCACCTCGTCCAGGACGACGGCGGCGGTCCCGTCCAGCCCGGGATCGGCCAGCAGGCGGTGCAGCAGGATGCCCGGGGTGACAAATTCGACCCGGGTGCCGGGGCCTGCATGGCGTTCCCCGCGGACGGTGTAGCCCACGCGGCTGCCCTTCCCGCCGGCTTCCGGTCCCCTTCCGTCCAAAACGGCGAGGCGGCGGGCGGCGGCCCGGGCGGCAACGCGCCTCGGTTGGGTGACGACGATGCGCCCGTGGCGGCCGTACAGATTCGCCATCAGCGGCGGGACGAGCGTGGTCTTGCCTGTTCCGGGCGGCGCCTGCACTACGGCGGCGCCCGGCGAACCGCCGCTTTGCAGCGCGCTTCGCAACGCGGGAAGGGAAGCTTCGAAGGCGAGCCCGGCGCCGATGGCCGCAAGGTCGAAAGCGTCGGCAGTCAGGGAGCCCTCAGGTGGAGTCATCCGTCCATTCTGCCCTGACGGCGTGGGCCCCGCCGTTGGGGTCTCAGGGCTTGCCCTGCCCCTTGCCTTTGTTCTTGTCCTTGGCTTCCTTGGCGGTGTCCGAACGCTGGTCACCGGGAACGGCCGCCGCCGGAGCAGGGGCGGGAGCCACGGCAGGCACCGCCGGTTCAACGGGCGCGGGGACGGGTTCACTTTGTGCGGTGTCGGCGAGTTGGTTGGTGTCGGGACGGGCAGGAGCCGCTGCGCTGGGTTCCGGCGCGGCAGGTGCTGCGGCGGCCGCTACTTTCGTGGCAATATCCGACTTCACTGCCGAGAGTGCGGTCTCGATGCCGCGGTACCGTGCAGCGGAGAGCCGGCCTGCTGCCGCGGCGTCGCCCAGGTCCTTCTCGAGTGCCTGCAGGGCGGCCAGCGCCCCGTCCATCCTGTTCTCTGCCGCCGCCTGGCTGATGCTCAGGACGCGGATCTGGAAGCCGCGGAGGACGTTTTCGTCGGCGTCTGCGGACCGGATGCCCGCCGCTCCAACCACCAGTGCGGCGGCAACCAGGGTGCAGCACAGGACGATCAGGGCATGGGCCTTCCGACGGCGCAGGGGTACGGGACGCGCCCCGGCTGCCTCACCGGCAAGCCCAGGTGCCGCGGCCGGTTCCACCTTAGGCTGCATGCCTGCCCCGCATCGGCATGGGAGCGGCGGACCGCAAGGGCAGCACGGTGACCGTTGCCGGGTCAGTCCCGGCGGGCAGCGCCATGGTCTTCTCCGCGGGCGAAGCGGCCCGGGCAAGGAGGAACCGGGCAACCGTCCGCAGCATGGTGGCGATCAACAGGCCGATGCCCAGTCCGAGGAGCACATGTCCGGCAAGATAGTGCTGGGCTGCTCCGGGGCCACCCTCCGCGGCAACCGCCGCGCCGCCAACGGTCAGCATCAGTGACAGGGCCGTACCGAAAATTGCGCCCATGGCTCCTGCTCCCATCCCATTTAATCAGCAAGCTTACTAGTAATGCTCAGTAAGCTTACTACTGGATGGCCCTGAAGCAAGAGTGCTGACGGCCGGCGTTCCCGGGCCCGGGGGTGCAAGCCCTTCCGCCAATGGGTTGGCAGGACCCCTCAGCGCGACGCTTCGAGCAGGCCCTCCGCCGGTGCAAGCCCGCTGTACCGGCCCCTGAAGAACAGCAGCGGTTCTGCGTCGTGCCGCGCGTGGAGATGGCGCACCGCGGCCACCACGATGGTGTGGTCGCCGCCGTCGTACTCCGCGTGAAGCTCGCAGTCGATCCAGGCGAGCGCACCATCGAGCACGGGACTTCCCAGCGGCGACGACGTGTGGCCGACTCCTGCGAACTTGTCTGCTTCCGGGCGGGCGAACTGCCCGGCGAGGTGCTGGTGCTCTGCAGGAAGGATGTTCACGGTGAAGGAACCGGCCTTCCGCAGCACCGGCCACGTGGATGAGGTGCGCGCCGGGCTGAACGTGACCAGGGCCGGATCCAGCGACAGG
Coding sequences within:
- a CDS encoding flavin reductase family protein; amino-acid sequence: MTVTSDLAPRRLRDIFGTFASGLTVITGSTPDGPAGFTCQSFASLSLDPALVTFSPARTSSTWPVLRKAGSFTVNILPAEHQHLAGQFARPEADKFAGVGHTSSPLGSPVLDGALAWIDCELHAEYDGGDHTIVVAAVRHLHARHDAEPLLFFRGRYSGLAPAEGLLEASR